A portion of the Parasedimentitalea marina genome contains these proteins:
- a CDS encoding CCA tRNA nucleotidyltransferase, which produces MTRIDQPWLKDTATQAVCDAVTADRALLFFVGGCVRNALMGVAVSDLDLSTDAHPEKVMQLAKRAGLKAVPTGIEHGTVTVISSGIPFEITTFRKDVATDGRRATVAFATDIADDAARRDFTMNAIYARPDGSVVDPLGGMADLDARRVRFIGTAQDRIREDYLRSLRYFRFHAWYGDHEAGFDPEALAAIAANLDGLGQLSRERVGSELLKLLSAKDPSPAVAAMRQSGVLLEILPGSDDRALAPLIHFEAGLAPNSIRRLTALASSEMGEHLRLSKAQMVNWTTLRDQASGSTGAAELGYRLGEAQARDVLLLRAALLEQPLNVNLETDIASGAAATFPLSARDLMPEITGKALGEMLKRLETDWIASGFTLTREALLANRG; this is translated from the coding sequence ATGACGCGAATTGACCAACCCTGGCTAAAGGATACCGCAACCCAAGCTGTGTGTGATGCAGTCACTGCCGACCGTGCATTGTTGTTTTTTGTCGGCGGTTGCGTGCGAAATGCGCTTATGGGAGTGGCTGTGTCGGACCTGGATCTGTCCACCGATGCCCATCCCGAAAAGGTGATGCAGCTGGCAAAGCGGGCCGGGCTAAAAGCCGTTCCTACCGGTATCGAACATGGCACAGTGACAGTTATTAGCAGTGGCATTCCGTTTGAAATCACCACCTTTCGCAAGGATGTTGCCACTGACGGTCGTCGCGCCACCGTAGCTTTTGCCACAGATATTGCCGACGATGCCGCGCGGCGTGATTTCACAATGAATGCGATTTATGCCCGTCCGGACGGCTCCGTTGTGGACCCTTTGGGTGGCATGGCAGATCTGGATGCCCGACGGGTGCGGTTTATCGGAACGGCCCAAGATCGCATTCGCGAGGACTATCTGCGTTCGCTGCGGTATTTTCGTTTCCATGCCTGGTATGGTGATCATGAGGCTGGATTCGATCCCGAGGCATTGGCGGCGATTGCAGCCAATCTGGACGGTCTGGGCCAATTGTCACGTGAACGGGTAGGGTCAGAACTGCTGAAACTACTGTCTGCCAAGGACCCATCCCCCGCTGTGGCGGCGATGCGGCAGTCGGGGGTTTTGTTGGAGATTCTACCAGGATCTGACGACCGAGCACTGGCCCCTTTGATCCATTTCGAGGCTGGCTTGGCTCCCAACTCGATCCGTCGCTTGACTGCGCTGGCTAGCTCGGAAATGGGCGAACACCTGCGGCTCAGCAAGGCTCAGATGGTTAATTGGACTACGCTGCGCGATCAGGCCTCAGGGTCCACCGGTGCAGCTGAACTGGGCTATAGGCTCGGGGAAGCACAGGCTCGGGATGTCTTGCTGTTGCGTGCTGCCTTGCTGGAACAACCCCTAAACGTCAATTTAGAGACTGATATAGCGTCTGGGGCTGCCGCGACGTTTCCGTTGTCGGCGCGCGACTTGATGCCGGAAATCACCGGCAAGGCGCTGGGCGAGATGCTGAAACGGCTTGAAACGGACTGGATTGCCTCTGGGTTCACCCTGACGCGTGAGGCGCTGCTTGCCAATCGTGGTTAG
- a CDS encoding CoA pyrophosphatase has translation MSDLIEALRTALDQAGDGSSDFDLNPDFELPAGRKLRPAGVLVPISVIGEIPHVILTKRSSALKHHPGQIAFPGGKQDADDRDVTAAALREAWEEIGLPRDLPKVIGHLPDHETVTGFRVTPVVALLEQDFELRPEPGEVDEVFSVPLAHLLDLDSYVVESRHWRGVQRHYFTVPYGPYYIWGATARMLRGLAARMKR, from the coding sequence GTGTCTGATTTGATCGAAGCCTTGCGAACTGCCCTGGATCAAGCTGGGGACGGCTCGTCAGATTTCGATTTGAATCCGGATTTTGAACTACCAGCAGGGCGTAAATTGCGTCCTGCTGGGGTCTTGGTGCCGATTTCTGTCATTGGCGAAATACCACATGTCATCCTGACCAAACGGTCTTCTGCGTTGAAACATCACCCGGGTCAGATTGCCTTTCCCGGCGGTAAGCAGGACGCCGATGATAGGGACGTGACGGCTGCTGCCCTGCGTGAAGCCTGGGAAGAGATTGGACTACCGCGTGACCTGCCGAAGGTCATCGGACATTTGCCCGATCATGAAACCGTTACTGGATTTCGTGTGACGCCGGTCGTGGCACTTTTGGAACAGGATTTTGAACTGCGCCCAGAACCGGGTGAGGTGGACGAGGTATTTTCGGTGCCACTTGCACATCTGTTGGATCTGGACAGTTATGTGGTAGAATCCCGGCACTGGCGCGGGGTGCAAAGGCACTATTTTACTGTACCGTATGGTCCCTATTATATTTGGGGTGCCACGGCGCGAATGTTGCGCGGGCTAGCTGCGCGGATGAAACGATGA
- a CDS encoding Hsp33 family molecular chaperone HslO, protein MTLGSKIAWDDTVLPFQLDTVDMRGRVARLDGVLDGILKQHDYPPQVEALVAEMALLTALIGQTIKLRWKLSLQVQSKGPVRMIATDYYAPQAEGEPARIRAYASFDADRLTDGAPFDQVGDGYFAVMIDQGEGSKPYQGITSLDGDSISVCAEAYFAQSEQLPTRFSLSFGKSSAPGSAEHWRAGGIMLQSMPKASPFVSQSEGDGEILTAADLIDGEEGENWNRVNILLDTVEDLELIGPSVPPTDLLLRLFHEEAPRVFDHQAVTFGCTCSEDRVRQSLSIYSATDLEKMTTDDGRITADCQFCSSHYDLDPKTVGFDAENPPSV, encoded by the coding sequence ATGACTCTTGGATCAAAAATTGCGTGGGACGATACAGTCCTGCCATTCCAACTGGATACTGTCGACATGCGTGGCCGCGTGGCGCGATTGGACGGTGTGCTTGATGGAATTCTCAAGCAACATGATTACCCACCGCAGGTCGAAGCCTTGGTAGCCGAGATGGCGCTGCTGACCGCTCTGATCGGTCAGACGATAAAGCTGCGCTGGAAATTATCGCTGCAGGTGCAGTCCAAAGGTCCGGTGCGAATGATTGCAACCGACTATTATGCCCCCCAGGCCGAAGGCGAGCCCGCCAGAATTCGCGCCTATGCTAGCTTTGATGCTGACCGTCTGACCGATGGTGCTCCGTTTGATCAAGTCGGCGACGGATACTTCGCGGTTATGATCGATCAAGGCGAAGGTTCTAAACCGTATCAAGGTATTACCTCGCTTGATGGGGACAGTATTTCGGTCTGTGCCGAAGCCTATTTTGCCCAATCCGAGCAGCTGCCGACGCGGTTCAGCCTTAGCTTTGGGAAGTCTTCGGCGCCAGGCAGCGCCGAGCATTGGCGGGCCGGCGGTATCATGTTGCAGAGCATGCCTAAGGCCTCGCCATTTGTTTCCCAGTCTGAAGGTGATGGAGAAATCCTGACCGCTGCTGATTTGATCGACGGTGAAGAAGGTGAGAACTGGAACCGAGTCAATATCTTGCTGGACACTGTCGAAGATCTGGAACTGATCGGTCCTTCTGTGCCGCCAACCGATCTTCTTCTTCGTTTATTCCACGAAGAGGCGCCGCGGGTGTTTGATCATCAGGCCGTCACTTTTGGCTGCACGTGTTCCGAAGATCGTGTGCGTCAAAGTTTGTCGATTTATTCGGCTACGGACCTCGAAAAAATGACGACTGACGACGGGCGAATCACGGCTGACTGTCAATTCTGTAGCTCTCATTATGATCTCGACCCTAAAACAGTTGGGTTTGACGCGGAAAACCCACCGAGTGTCTGA
- a CDS encoding NUDIX hydrolase gives MIRRFGEPPQKDRHYHRRPGAYALLPRDGRLLLTCQYDPGPDLQLPGGGIDPGESPLPALHREVHEETGWSISKPRKIGIFRRFVYMPEYDLWAEKLCHIYVARPVRRIGPPKEQGHEAVWMNQEKAANFLGNPGDRHFAAQINKFRALD, from the coding sequence GTGATCAGACGATTTGGAGAGCCGCCGCAAAAGGATCGACACTATCATCGCCGACCCGGGGCCTATGCATTATTACCACGCGATGGTCGCTTATTACTAACCTGCCAATATGACCCAGGACCTGATCTGCAATTGCCCGGCGGCGGGATCGATCCAGGGGAATCACCTCTTCCCGCGCTGCACCGCGAAGTACACGAAGAAACCGGTTGGAGCATTTCTAAACCCCGGAAAATTGGTATTTTTCGACGGTTTGTCTATATGCCTGAGTATGATTTGTGGGCGGAAAAGCTCTGCCATATCTATGTTGCGCGGCCGGTTAGGCGGATTGGGCCCCCTAAAGAACAAGGGCACGAAGCCGTTTGGATGAATCAGGAAAAGGCAGCCAATTTTCTTGGCAATCCCGGTGATCGCCATTTTGCCGCACAAATAAACAAATTTAGGGCTTTGGACTAA
- a CDS encoding PP2C family protein-serine/threonine phosphatase, protein MPDSTFHNEEQTDNGSIRTVLVVDDSRLQRRILVASLKKWGFEVTEAESGEAAMEICSQDPPDLILSDWMMPGMNGLEFCRKFREHSNEGYSYFILLTSKSEKNEIAEGLDAGADDFLTKPVNSDELRARISAGERILRMQRELSKKNRIVSETLDELQRVYDAIDKDLVQARKIQQSLVPELSRKFGSSSVSLLLKPCGHIGGDLVGMFSPGVNRLGFYSIDVSGHGITSAMMTARLGGYLSSTYFDQNVAMEKRFNRFYALRQPEEVASLLNARLIADTGIEEYFTMAYCIVDLRSGGLKMVQAGHPHPLLLRKDGSTEFLGEGGVPVGLVPDIPYSQIEAVMEPGDRLLLYSDGFTEARLENGDMLETEGLLELIAKCDSQHSGQEFLDDLYWNLTQVMSSEYGLEDDVSATVFEYNGP, encoded by the coding sequence TTGCCAGACAGTACATTTCATAATGAAGAACAGACCGACAATGGGTCGATTCGGACTGTTTTGGTTGTTGACGATAGTCGACTTCAGCGCCGCATTCTTGTGGCGTCTTTGAAAAAATGGGGATTTGAAGTTACTGAAGCTGAAAGCGGCGAAGCAGCAATGGAGATTTGCAGCCAAGATCCGCCTGACCTAATTCTCAGTGACTGGATGATGCCAGGCATGAACGGTCTGGAGTTTTGTCGAAAGTTCCGTGAACATTCCAACGAAGGCTACAGCTATTTTATTCTGCTGACGTCGAAGAGTGAAAAGAATGAAATCGCCGAAGGTCTGGATGCAGGTGCAGATGATTTTCTGACCAAGCCAGTCAACTCGGACGAATTGCGTGCACGGATCTCTGCTGGTGAACGCATTTTGCGGATGCAGCGTGAATTATCAAAGAAAAACCGCATTGTTTCCGAGACTTTGGACGAGCTGCAGCGGGTCTATGATGCGATTGACAAAGATTTGGTGCAGGCGCGCAAAATCCAACAATCTTTGGTACCCGAACTATCGCGCAAATTCGGATCGTCTTCGGTCAGCCTACTTCTTAAACCCTGCGGTCATATCGGTGGGGATCTAGTCGGAATGTTTTCTCCCGGAGTAAACCGCCTGGGATTTTACTCGATCGATGTTTCAGGACACGGGATCACATCGGCCATGATGACGGCCCGCCTGGGCGGGTACCTGTCTTCGACCTATTTTGATCAGAACGTGGCAATGGAAAAACGATTCAACCGTTTCTATGCACTGCGCCAACCGGAAGAAGTGGCCAGCCTGTTAAACGCACGGCTGATCGCCGATACCGGGATCGAAGAGTATTTTACGATGGCCTACTGCATTGTTGATCTGCGCAGTGGTGGCTTGAAGATGGTCCAGGCCGGTCATCCGCATCCATTGTTATTGCGTAAGGATGGATCGACAGAGTTCCTGGGTGAAGGCGGTGTTCCAGTTGGGCTGGTCCCGGACATTCCCTATTCACAGATCGAAGCAGTTATGGAGCCGGGCGACCGGCTGTTGCTTTATTCTGACGGCTTTACCGAAGCGCGGCTAGAGAACGGTGATATGTTAGAGACCGAGGGGCTTCTGGAGTTGATCGCCAAATGTGATTCTCAACATAGTGGCCAAGAATTTTTGGATGATCTGTATTGGAACCTTACTCAGGTAATGTCGTCTGAATATGGATTAGAAGACGATGTTTCAGCCACAGTGTTTGAATACAACGGTCCTTGA
- a CDS encoding Hpt domain-containing protein: MIDWPRVKELREEVGAEDFGEVVDLFLEEVEEVIGKLNDNTDLTQLEQNLHFLKGSALSLGFQAFSSLCQDGERRSAQGEAETVDVPAIIAEYQSSKTIFITELPVRF, encoded by the coding sequence ATGATTGACTGGCCAAGAGTGAAAGAATTGCGTGAAGAAGTAGGCGCAGAGGATTTTGGGGAAGTTGTAGATCTTTTCCTTGAAGAAGTAGAAGAAGTTATTGGCAAACTCAATGATAACACGGATCTAACACAGCTAGAGCAGAATTTGCATTTTTTGAAGGGCAGCGCGCTAAGCTTGGGTTTTCAAGCTTTCTCTTCGCTATGTCAGGATGGTGAACGAAGATCGGCCCAAGGCGAAGCTGAAACGGTCGATGTTCCAGCCATTATCGCCGAGTACCAATCCTCAAAGACAATTTTCATCACAGAATTGCCAGTCCGTTTCTAG
- the ilvA gene encoding threonine ammonia-lyase IlvA, whose translation MTDFQTQARAAEAAMRDVFPATPLQRNAHLSERYGAEIYLKREDLSPVRSYKIRGAHNAMRKQPDQDLFVCASAGNHAQGVAYMCSHMGVKGVIFMPVTTPQQKIQKTRIFGGDQVEIHLVGDYFDDTLSAAQEWCQREGGHFLSPFDDADVIEGQSSIAVEIETQLGRTPDHVVLPVGGGGMSSGVVSWFGDRVHCLFVEPEGGACLRAGLTAGHPVSLDHVDTFVDGAAVGRIGVLPFALLQHVPLPDVLSISEDRICATMIEMLNVEGIVLEPAGALAIEALGDVRSWIRGKTVVCITSGGNFDFERLPEVKERAQRYSGVKKYFLLRLPQRPGALKEFLGILGPEDDIARFEYMKKSARNFGSVLIGLETKRPENFPKLFARLEAAGFTYTDITNDETLAQFVI comes from the coding sequence ATGACTGATTTCCAGACCCAGGCCCGCGCTGCCGAAGCCGCAATGCGGGACGTATTCCCCGCCACTCCGTTGCAACGCAATGCGCATCTGTCCGAGCGTTACGGCGCCGAGATTTATCTGAAACGCGAAGATCTTAGCCCGGTGCGGTCCTATAAAATTCGTGGTGCCCATAATGCCATGCGCAAGCAGCCAGATCAGGATCTGTTTGTCTGTGCCAGTGCGGGCAATCATGCCCAAGGTGTCGCTTATATGTGTAGTCACATGGGGGTCAAAGGCGTGATCTTTATGCCAGTGACCACGCCCCAGCAGAAGATCCAGAAAACCCGGATATTTGGTGGGGACCAGGTCGAAATCCATCTGGTTGGTGACTATTTCGATGATACGCTCTCGGCTGCGCAGGAATGGTGCCAGCGTGAGGGCGGGCATTTTCTGTCGCCGTTTGATGATGCGGATGTGATTGAAGGCCAAAGCTCGATTGCAGTCGAGATCGAGACGCAATTAGGCCGCACACCGGATCATGTCGTTCTGCCTGTGGGTGGTGGAGGCATGTCCTCGGGTGTGGTCTCTTGGTTTGGCGACCGTGTGCATTGCCTGTTTGTCGAACCTGAGGGCGGCGCCTGTCTGCGGGCGGGCTTGACCGCTGGGCACCCCGTGTCGCTGGATCACGTCGATACTTTTGTTGATGGTGCTGCGGTTGGGCGGATCGGGGTGTTGCCCTTTGCCCTGTTGCAACATGTTCCGCTTCCCGATGTGCTGAGCATTTCTGAAGACCGGATCTGCGCGACAATGATCGAGATGCTGAATGTCGAAGGGATTGTTCTGGAACCTGCTGGTGCCTTGGCGATCGAAGCGCTGGGCGACGTGCGGTCCTGGATTCGCGGAAAAACAGTGGTTTGCATCACGTCTGGTGGCAATTTTGATTTTGAACGACTGCCCGAGGTCAAAGAACGGGCACAGCGATATTCCGGGGTGAAGAAATATTTTTTACTGCGGTTGCCACAGCGTCCCGGTGCCCTGAAAGAGTTTCTTGGTATTCTAGGCCCAGAAGACGACATCGCCCGATTTGAATATATGAAAAAGTCGGCGCGAAATTTTGGATCCGTTTTGATCGGTCTAGAAACAAAACGACCCGAAAATTTTCCGAAACTTTTTGCCAGACTTGAAGCGGCGGGGTTCACCTACACCGACATTACCAATGACGAGACATTGGCCCAATTTGTGATTTGA
- a CDS encoding argininosuccinate synthase: MSAPKKVVLAYSGGLDTSIILKWLQTEYGCEVVTFTADLGQGEELEPARAKAELLGIAPENIFIEDVREEFVRDFVFPMFRANAVYEGLYLLGTSIARPLISKRLVEIAEAVGADAVAHGATGKGNDQVRFELAAYALNPDIKVIAPWREWDLSSRTKLLEFAEANQIPVAKDKRGEAPFSVDANLLHTSSEGKVLEDPAVMAPDYVYQRTVHPEDAPNEPEFIEVGFEQGDAVSINGEAMSPATILTKLNELGGKHGCGRLDLVEGRFVGMKSRGIYETPGGTLLLEAHRGIESITMDRGAMHLKDELMPKYAELIYNGFWYSPEREMLQAAIDASQTHVTGAVRLKLYKGSATCVGRWSDHSLYSEEHVTFEDDAGAYDQKDAAGFIQLQALRLKLIAMRNKRVK, translated from the coding sequence ATGTCCGCACCCAAAAAAGTTGTTCTGGCCTATTCCGGTGGCCTTGATACCTCGATCATCCTGAAATGGCTGCAGACCGAGTACGGTTGTGAGGTCGTCACCTTTACCGCCGATCTGGGTCAGGGCGAAGAGCTGGAGCCCGCCCGCGCCAAGGCCGAACTGCTGGGGATCGCACCAGAAAACATCTTTATCGAAGACGTCCGTGAAGAATTTGTCCGCGACTTTGTCTTCCCAATGTTCCGTGCCAATGCAGTATACGAAGGTCTGTATCTGCTGGGTACCTCTATTGCGCGCCCGTTGATTTCCAAGCGTCTTGTTGAAATCGCCGAGGCCGTCGGTGCAGATGCCGTTGCACACGGTGCGACTGGTAAAGGGAACGATCAGGTCCGGTTTGAGCTGGCCGCCTATGCATTGAACCCCGATATCAAGGTGATTGCGCCTTGGCGTGAGTGGGATCTGTCTTCCCGCACCAAACTGCTGGAATTCGCCGAAGCGAACCAAATTCCCGTCGCCAAAGACAAACGCGGCGAGGCCCCCTTCTCGGTGGATGCCAACCTGTTGCACACCTCATCCGAGGGCAAAGTGTTGGAAGATCCGGCCGTAATGGCACCCGACTACGTCTACCAGCGCACCGTTCACCCCGAAGATGCGCCGAATGAGCCTGAGTTCATCGAAGTTGGCTTCGAGCAAGGCGACGCAGTTTCGATCAACGGCGAAGCAATGTCGCCAGCCACGATCTTGACCAAACTGAACGAATTGGGTGGCAAGCACGGCTGTGGCCGTCTGGACCTGGTCGAAGGTCGCTTTGTCGGAATGAAGTCGCGCGGCATCTACGAAACCCCGGGCGGCACTCTACTGCTCGAAGCGCACCGTGGCATCGAATCGATCACCATGGACCGCGGCGCGATGCACCTCAAAGACGAGCTGATGCCAAAATATGCCGAGCTGATCTACAACGGCTTCTGGTACTCGCCCGAGCGCGAAATGCTGCAGGCGGCAATTGATGCCAGCCAAACCCATGTCACTGGCGCCGTGCGCTTGAAACTGTACAAGGGGTCCGCCACCTGCGTCGGTCGCTGGTCCGATCATTCGCTGTATTCCGAAGAGCACGTGACTTTTGAGGATGACGCCGGCGCATACGATCAAAAAGATGCGGCTGGATTTATCCAATTGCAGGCCCTACGTTTAAAGCTGATTGCGATGCGGAACAAACGGGTTAAGTAA
- a CDS encoding DUF1810 domain-containing protein, whose amino-acid sequence MEEDDFSEELEMFIEAQDTVWHDVLAEVKAGQKAGHWMWFVFPQLAELGKSHMAQLYGIEDLAEASAYLDHPELNRRLIEVSRLVLAHSDTPAEQIFGTTDAKKLRSSMTLFAAVPGAASEFVQVLEAFFDGEFCPLTVKTLSGV is encoded by the coding sequence ATGGAAGAAGACGACTTCTCTGAAGAATTAGAGATGTTTATCGAGGCACAGGACACCGTCTGGCACGATGTCCTAGCCGAGGTAAAAGCGGGACAAAAGGCAGGCCACTGGATGTGGTTTGTCTTTCCCCAACTCGCCGAATTGGGGAAATCCCATATGGCGCAGTTATATGGGATCGAGGACCTAGCCGAGGCTTCTGCCTATTTGGACCATCCTGAACTGAATCGGCGATTGATCGAGGTCAGCCGTCTGGTGCTGGCACACAGCGACACCCCGGCAGAGCAGATTTTTGGCACGACTGACGCCAAGAAATTACGGTCATCAATGACACTGTTTGCCGCCGTGCCGGGCGCCGCATCTGAATTCGTACAGGTTCTTGAAGCGTTTTTTGACGGCGAGTTCTGCCCGCTGACTGTAAAAACACTATCCGGAGTATAA
- a CDS encoding SCP2 sterol-binding domain-containing protein: MTLQDIADRIQAGLNGSQFDGSLKFDCGDDGAIVLAENQASTTNQDTDCTIRLSQDNLVKLLTGKLNPMTGVVMGKLKVSGDMSVAMKLGKLLG, from the coding sequence ATGACGCTTCAAGACATTGCAGATCGTATTCAGGCAGGATTGAACGGTAGCCAATTCGACGGATCGTTGAAATTCGACTGTGGCGACGACGGCGCAATTGTGTTGGCCGAGAACCAGGCCAGCACCACGAATCAAGACACCGACTGTACCATTCGCCTGTCGCAGGACAATTTGGTTAAACTTCTGACCGGAAAACTAAACCCAATGACCGGAGTGGTGATGGGCAAGCTAAAAGTCTCGGGTGACATGTCGGTTGCGATGAAGCTGGGTAAGCTGCTGGGCTAG
- a CDS encoding HAD family hydrolase: protein MRIAMWSGPRNLSTAMMYAFGNRTDCAIVDEPFYASYLAKTGLRHPMWQEILDSQSQDPTVVSDQITGSIPGAKPYFYQKHMTQHMIAGVPRDWMRAFKNVFLIRHPARVIASYAAKRENPTLDDIGFWQQSELFDEVNAWGGKPIVVDSHDIREDPAVMLETLCDAIDIPFSAKMLNWPKGGHKDDGAWALHWYGSVWTSNGFAGAEGELPEVPEHLQGVLDAAMPHYERMKSAKL, encoded by the coding sequence ATGCGTATTGCGATGTGGTCAGGGCCACGCAACCTGTCAACGGCGATGATGTACGCCTTTGGCAACCGCACAGATTGTGCAATTGTAGATGAGCCATTTTATGCGTCCTATCTTGCCAAGACGGGTTTGCGGCATCCGATGTGGCAAGAGATTTTGGACAGCCAATCCCAGGATCCGACTGTGGTCTCGGATCAGATTACCGGCTCTATTCCTGGGGCTAAGCCATATTTCTACCAAAAACACATGACACAGCATATGATCGCCGGCGTGCCCCGTGATTGGATGCGCGCGTTTAAGAATGTATTCCTGATCCGTCATCCAGCACGAGTGATTGCCTCTTACGCCGCCAAACGTGAGAATCCGACATTGGACGACATCGGGTTTTGGCAGCAAAGCGAGCTGTTTGACGAGGTGAACGCCTGGGGTGGAAAGCCGATTGTTGTGGACAGTCACGATATTCGGGAGGACCCTGCAGTGATGTTGGAGACTCTGTGTGACGCCATCGACATACCGTTCTCAGCAAAAATGCTGAATTGGCCCAAAGGCGGCCACAAGGACGACGGCGCCTGGGCTTTGCATTGGTATGGGTCTGTGTGGACGTCCAATGGGTTTGCCGGAGCTGAGGGAGAGCTGCCTGAGGTGCCGGAACATCTACAAGGCGTTCTGGATGCGGCAATGCCGCACTATGAACGGATGAAATCCGCTAAGCTGTGA
- a CDS encoding D-amino acid aminotransferase, which translates to MTEKMSTHQAEDDQRNESILIYVNGRIVPKAEATVSVYDSGFMLGDGVWEGLRLYNGTWAFLDQHLDRLFEATKAIDLDLGLDRAEVTAALVATQQANGMTTDAHARLMVTRGVKTRPFQHPSLSQQGPTFVIIMEHSTPKLPRPIRLATVPHLRGLPMTQDPKLNSHSKLNCILACIAAEKAGADEGLMLDVNGFVNTTNACNFFIVRKGEVWTSTGDYCMNGITRQKVIDLCRANDIPVSERNYSLVDTYGAEEAFLTGTFGAQTPVSEIDGRQIGTGTMGAVTQKIRSLYKALIEQEAS; encoded by the coding sequence ATGACCGAAAAGATGAGCACCCACCAGGCTGAAGATGATCAACGAAATGAGTCGATCTTGATTTACGTTAATGGCCGCATTGTCCCCAAAGCCGAGGCAACCGTGTCGGTTTACGACAGTGGTTTTATGCTTGGGGATGGCGTCTGGGAAGGTTTGCGTCTGTATAACGGGACATGGGCATTTCTGGATCAACATCTCGACCGACTATTCGAAGCGACCAAAGCCATCGATTTGGATTTAGGGTTAGACCGCGCTGAGGTTACTGCCGCGTTGGTGGCAACACAGCAGGCCAACGGCATGACAACAGATGCGCATGCCCGGTTGATGGTCACACGCGGTGTTAAGACCCGTCCATTTCAGCACCCATCGCTCTCCCAACAGGGGCCGACATTTGTGATCATAATGGAGCATTCGACACCGAAGCTCCCTCGACCCATCCGCCTGGCTACGGTACCGCATCTGCGCGGACTTCCGATGACGCAGGATCCCAAACTGAACTCGCATTCCAAATTGAACTGCATTCTGGCGTGCATAGCTGCGGAAAAGGCAGGCGCTGACGAAGGTTTGATGCTGGACGTGAACGGCTTTGTGAATACCACCAATGCCTGCAACTTTTTCATTGTCCGCAAAGGTGAGGTTTGGACCTCGACTGGCGATTACTGCATGAATGGCATCACCCGGCAAAAAGTCATCGACCTGTGCCGCGCCAATGACATTCCAGTGTCCGAGCGCAATTATTCCCTGGTAGATACCTATGGTGCAGAGGAGGCGTTTTTGACCGGTACTTTTGGCGCACAGACACCGGTCAGCGAGATTGATGGTCGTCAGATCGGTACGGGGACTATGGGAGCGGTGACGCAGAAAATCAGAAGCCTTTATAAGGCGTTGATCGAACAGGAGGCCAGTTGA
- the msrA gene encoding peptide-methionine (S)-S-oxide reductase MsrA, which yields MRNSDNLRLGVLFGLLLLVGVMRGHDARAQQPEVLVVAGGCFWCVESDFESVAGVTGAVSGYTGGVLKNPSYKQVGQGGTGHYEAVQIFFDPEKVSRETLVELFFRSVDPTDAGGQFCDRGESYRTAIFVSNKAETALVEQVKAQAQVDLGQVIVTPVLQAAPFYPAEAYHQDYYKGRKLVFTRFGPKRQAEAYKRYRQACGRDARVVQLWGDAAPFAQAH from the coding sequence ATGCGTAATTCTGACAATCTGAGACTTGGGGTATTGTTTGGGCTATTGTTACTGGTCGGGGTGATGCGTGGGCATGATGCACGTGCCCAGCAACCCGAAGTTCTGGTTGTGGCAGGGGGATGTTTCTGGTGCGTCGAAAGCGATTTCGAATCAGTAGCTGGTGTGACGGGTGCTGTGTCCGGGTACACGGGTGGTGTCCTCAAAAATCCGAGTTACAAACAAGTCGGTCAGGGCGGCACCGGTCATTACGAGGCCGTACAAATCTTTTTCGATCCGGAGAAAGTCAGTCGGGAGACGTTGGTTGAGTTATTTTTCCGTTCGGTCGACCCAACAGATGCCGGCGGTCAATTTTGCGACCGGGGGGAGAGTTATCGCACTGCTATATTTGTCTCTAATAAGGCAGAAACGGCTCTCGTTGAGCAAGTAAAGGCACAGGCGCAAGTGGATCTGGGACAAGTTATCGTGACCCCAGTATTGCAGGCAGCACCGTTTTATCCAGCCGAAGCCTACCATCAGGATTACTATAAAGGTCGGAAACTGGTGTTCACCCGGTTTGGGCCCAAGCGTCAAGCTGAGGCTTACAAGCGATATCGGCAGGCCTGTGGTCGGGATGCGCGGGTGGTACAACTTTGGGGGGATGCTGCTCCTTTTGCACAGGCGCATTAA